From a single Sulfolobus sp. E5-1-F genomic region:
- a CDS encoding uL15 family ribosomal protein translates to MVVRREKKSRKMRGSRTMGWGIRGQHRDRGSQGGRQIGMHKEKWSWLVKYGEGWYGKHGFRNPTTKLISAISLRKLNELLINGSIKIKEADGKKIVDLNELGYNKLLGGGILSVPVTIKVGKATERAIQKVKQMGGEVILSPTE, encoded by the coding sequence ATGGTAGTAAGAAGAGAGAAAAAGAGTAGAAAAATGAGAGGATCCCGAACCATGGGATGGGGAATTAGGGGTCAACATAGGGATAGGGGCTCGCAAGGTGGTAGACAAATTGGTATGCATAAAGAGAAATGGTCATGGTTAGTTAAGTACGGTGAAGGATGGTATGGGAAGCATGGATTCAGAAACCCTACTACAAAATTAATAAGTGCTATTTCGTTGAGAAAACTTAATGAATTATTGATAAATGGTTCTATAAAAATCAAAGAAGCAGATGGAAAAAAGATAGTAGACTTAAATGAGTTAGGGTATAATAAACTACTCGGTGGAGGTATTCTAAGCGTTCCCGTTACTATAAAAGTGGGTAAAGCTACTGAGAGAGCGATACAGAAAGTTAAGCAGATGGGAGGAGAAGTAATATTAAGCCCTACTGAGTAA